The following proteins are co-located in the Paralichthys olivaceus isolate ysfri-2021 chromosome 10, ASM2471397v2, whole genome shotgun sequence genome:
- the fign gene encoding fidgetin isoform X2 yields MQWTPEHTQWAEQHFDISSTTRSPAHKVEAYRGHLQRTYQYAWANDDISALTASNLLKKYAEKYSGILEGPNERALLCSYSDSTTGLMNGRKSENESWQEGIYAMNCAPDVISVSKAGMTAALPPTDVSASIGSSPGVASSLSEPSYSSSNCGSHTATTLHSGLPSQEYTASYNGSYLHSSYSGQNTPALPSPHPSPLHSAGLLQPPPPPPPPTLVPSYSAGSPNLPNYNYPPTGYPSQTAVGPGYSPGGAPPSSAYLPSGIAAPTPIPPSTLPGYTYQSHNHTPIAPTPLNGSTSNSLKRKAFYMSGHGDMDSSYGNFNYNQQRSSQSPMYRLTDSGVSDSNRGNGFERNAEASSLAFKPTKQPMSSDQQRKFNMHPGRALTPPSYGSTKNSVGDLRTGEPYSKFGSPIMSEQTEEHRQHLSHSLTGPDIGTATSSIHAAEEQLKNSDSNLVEMVTSEILQHGPPVDWSDIAGLDMVKAAIKEEILWPILRPDMFSGLATLPRSLLLFGPQGTGRTLLARCMASQLGAAFLRLSSSSLVTKWLGEGDKIIQASFLVAQCRQPAVVFISEVDLLLSAQLSEESPVNRLKAELLMQLDSILTSAEDHVLVVCSTNKPEEIPESLRRYFTKRLLIPLPDGTARHQIISQLLSQNNYCLSDKEMSLLVQRTEGFSGLDVAQLCQEAVVGPLHGIPGADLSSIHPSQMRLVSYQDFDNVFCKFQPSISQKELDMYTEWNKMFGCSQ; encoded by the coding sequence ATGCAGTGGACCCCAGAGCACACACAATGGGCAGAGCAACACTTTGACATCTCATCCACTACCCGCTCACCAGCACACAAAGTAGAGGCCTACCGGGGGCACTTACAGCGAACGTACCAGTATGCGTGGGCAAACGATGACATCTCTGCATTGACTGCCTCCAATCTGCTCAAGAAATATGCAGAGAAGTACTCTGGGATCCTAGAGGGCCCAAATGAAAGAGCCCTGCTGTGCTCCTACTCCGATAGCACCACCGGACTCATGAATGGACGAAAGTCAGAGAATGAGTCCTGGCAGGAGGGGATTTACGCAATGAACTGTGCTCCAGATGTTATATCTGTGAGCAAAGCTGGAATGACAGCTGCCCTACCCCCTACAGATGTGTCGGCTAGCATAGGCAGCTCCCCAGGGGTTGCCAGCAGCTTGTCTGAGCCTAGCTATTCCAGCAGTAACTGTGGGAGCCACACAGCCACTACTCTCCACTCGGGCCTCCCCTCTCAGGAATATACCGCCAGCTACAACGGCTCCTACCTACACTCTAGCTACAGTGGCCAGAATACCCCAGCCCTGCCCTCCCCACACCCTTCCCCTTTGCACAGCGCTGGGCTCTTACAACCACcgcccccacctcctccccctaCCTTAGTGCCGAGCTACAGCGCCGGGTCTCCAAACCTTCCCAACTACAATTATCCTCCAACAGGGTATCCTTCCCAGACTGCTGTTGGCCCTGGTTATAGCCCTGGGGGAGCACCCCCTTCTTCTGCTTATCTGCCGTCCGGTATTGCCGCTCCAACACCAATCCCCCCCTCCACACTGCCGGGCTACACCTACCAGTCCCATAATCATACGCCGATTGCACCAACACCTTTGAATGGCAGCACATCCAACTCATTAAAACGAAAAGCTTTCTACATGAGTGGACATGGAGATATGGACTCCAGCTATGGTAATTTCAACTACAACCAACAGCGCTCTTCACAGAGCCCAATGTATAGACTAACGGACAGTGGTGTGTCAGACTCAAACAGGGGCAATGGCTTTGAGAGAAATGCTGAAGCTTCCTCTTTAGCGTTCAAGCCAACCAAGCAGCCAATGTCCTCTGATCAACAAAGAAAATTTAACATGCACCCTGGCAGAGCACTAACCCCTCCATCCTACGGATCAACCAAAAACTCTGTGGGGGACCTCAGAACCGGAGAGCCCTACAGCAAGTTTGGATCTCCCATCATGAGTGAGCAAACTGAAGAGCACAGACAGCACCTCTCTCACTCACTAACAGGGCCTGACATCGGTACGGCTACCTCGTCCATCCACGCTGCAGAGGAGCAACTTAAGAACAGTGATTCCAACCTGGTGGAGATGGTAACCTCGGAAATCCTTCAGCACGGTCCTCCGGTCGACTGGAGTGACATTGCAGGTCTGGATATGGTCAAAGCAGCCATTAAAGAGGAGATACTATGGCCCATTTTAAGGCCAGATATGTTTAGTGGACTTGCCACATTACCTCGAAGCCTCCTTTTATTTGGACCTCAGGGAACGGGTAGAACGCTGCTGGCCCGATGCATGGCTAGCCAACTGGGGGCTGCCTTCCTGCGACTCAGCAGCTCAAGTCTGGTGACTAAGTGGCTGGGCGAAGGGGATAAGATCATCCAGGCTTCGTTCCTGGTGGCCCAGTGCCGCCAGCCGGCTGTGGTGTTCATCAGTGAAGTGGACCTGCTGCTGTCTGCCCAGCTCAGTGAGGAGAGTCCGGTGAATCGCCTCAAGGCTGAGCTCCTCATGCAGCTTGACAGTATTCTGACCTCTGCTGAGGACCATGTCCTTGTGGTCTGCTCCACCAATAAGCCGGAAGAGATCCCAGAGTCCCTTCGGAGGTACTTTACCAAGCGACTGCTTATCCCTTTGCCTGATGGGACGGCTCGACACCAGATAATCAGCCAACTGCTCTCACAGAACAACTACTGTCTTAGTGACAAAGAGATGTCACTACTGGttcagaggacagagggatTTTCAGGACTGGACGTGGCCCAGCTGTGTCAAGAGGCTGTAGTAGGTCCTCTCCATGGCATTCCTGGTGCTGACCTGTCAAGTATCCATCCCAGTCAGATGAGACTGGTCTCCTACCAAGACTTTGACAATGTGTTCTGCAAATTCCAGCCTAGCATATCACAAAAAGAACTTGACATGTACACTGagtggaataaaatgtttggTTGTAGTCAGTGA
- the fign gene encoding fidgetin isoform X1: MITSTSIYGLKMQWTPEHTQWAEQHFDISSTTRSPAHKVEAYRGHLQRTYQYAWANDDISALTASNLLKKYAEKYSGILEGPNERALLCSYSDSTTGLMNGRKSENESWQEGIYAMNCAPDVISVSKAGMTAALPPTDVSASIGSSPGVASSLSEPSYSSSNCGSHTATTLHSGLPSQEYTASYNGSYLHSSYSGQNTPALPSPHPSPLHSAGLLQPPPPPPPPTLVPSYSAGSPNLPNYNYPPTGYPSQTAVGPGYSPGGAPPSSAYLPSGIAAPTPIPPSTLPGYTYQSHNHTPIAPTPLNGSTSNSLKRKAFYMSGHGDMDSSYGNFNYNQQRSSQSPMYRLTDSGVSDSNRGNGFERNAEASSLAFKPTKQPMSSDQQRKFNMHPGRALTPPSYGSTKNSVGDLRTGEPYSKFGSPIMSEQTEEHRQHLSHSLTGPDIGTATSSIHAAEEQLKNSDSNLVEMVTSEILQHGPPVDWSDIAGLDMVKAAIKEEILWPILRPDMFSGLATLPRSLLLFGPQGTGRTLLARCMASQLGAAFLRLSSSSLVTKWLGEGDKIIQASFLVAQCRQPAVVFISEVDLLLSAQLSEESPVNRLKAELLMQLDSILTSAEDHVLVVCSTNKPEEIPESLRRYFTKRLLIPLPDGTARHQIISQLLSQNNYCLSDKEMSLLVQRTEGFSGLDVAQLCQEAVVGPLHGIPGADLSSIHPSQMRLVSYQDFDNVFCKFQPSISQKELDMYTEWNKMFGCSQ; the protein is encoded by the coding sequence GTCTAAAGATGCAGTGGACCCCAGAGCACACACAATGGGCAGAGCAACACTTTGACATCTCATCCACTACCCGCTCACCAGCACACAAAGTAGAGGCCTACCGGGGGCACTTACAGCGAACGTACCAGTATGCGTGGGCAAACGATGACATCTCTGCATTGACTGCCTCCAATCTGCTCAAGAAATATGCAGAGAAGTACTCTGGGATCCTAGAGGGCCCAAATGAAAGAGCCCTGCTGTGCTCCTACTCCGATAGCACCACCGGACTCATGAATGGACGAAAGTCAGAGAATGAGTCCTGGCAGGAGGGGATTTACGCAATGAACTGTGCTCCAGATGTTATATCTGTGAGCAAAGCTGGAATGACAGCTGCCCTACCCCCTACAGATGTGTCGGCTAGCATAGGCAGCTCCCCAGGGGTTGCCAGCAGCTTGTCTGAGCCTAGCTATTCCAGCAGTAACTGTGGGAGCCACACAGCCACTACTCTCCACTCGGGCCTCCCCTCTCAGGAATATACCGCCAGCTACAACGGCTCCTACCTACACTCTAGCTACAGTGGCCAGAATACCCCAGCCCTGCCCTCCCCACACCCTTCCCCTTTGCACAGCGCTGGGCTCTTACAACCACcgcccccacctcctccccctaCCTTAGTGCCGAGCTACAGCGCCGGGTCTCCAAACCTTCCCAACTACAATTATCCTCCAACAGGGTATCCTTCCCAGACTGCTGTTGGCCCTGGTTATAGCCCTGGGGGAGCACCCCCTTCTTCTGCTTATCTGCCGTCCGGTATTGCCGCTCCAACACCAATCCCCCCCTCCACACTGCCGGGCTACACCTACCAGTCCCATAATCATACGCCGATTGCACCAACACCTTTGAATGGCAGCACATCCAACTCATTAAAACGAAAAGCTTTCTACATGAGTGGACATGGAGATATGGACTCCAGCTATGGTAATTTCAACTACAACCAACAGCGCTCTTCACAGAGCCCAATGTATAGACTAACGGACAGTGGTGTGTCAGACTCAAACAGGGGCAATGGCTTTGAGAGAAATGCTGAAGCTTCCTCTTTAGCGTTCAAGCCAACCAAGCAGCCAATGTCCTCTGATCAACAAAGAAAATTTAACATGCACCCTGGCAGAGCACTAACCCCTCCATCCTACGGATCAACCAAAAACTCTGTGGGGGACCTCAGAACCGGAGAGCCCTACAGCAAGTTTGGATCTCCCATCATGAGTGAGCAAACTGAAGAGCACAGACAGCACCTCTCTCACTCACTAACAGGGCCTGACATCGGTACGGCTACCTCGTCCATCCACGCTGCAGAGGAGCAACTTAAGAACAGTGATTCCAACCTGGTGGAGATGGTAACCTCGGAAATCCTTCAGCACGGTCCTCCGGTCGACTGGAGTGACATTGCAGGTCTGGATATGGTCAAAGCAGCCATTAAAGAGGAGATACTATGGCCCATTTTAAGGCCAGATATGTTTAGTGGACTTGCCACATTACCTCGAAGCCTCCTTTTATTTGGACCTCAGGGAACGGGTAGAACGCTGCTGGCCCGATGCATGGCTAGCCAACTGGGGGCTGCCTTCCTGCGACTCAGCAGCTCAAGTCTGGTGACTAAGTGGCTGGGCGAAGGGGATAAGATCATCCAGGCTTCGTTCCTGGTGGCCCAGTGCCGCCAGCCGGCTGTGGTGTTCATCAGTGAAGTGGACCTGCTGCTGTCTGCCCAGCTCAGTGAGGAGAGTCCGGTGAATCGCCTCAAGGCTGAGCTCCTCATGCAGCTTGACAGTATTCTGACCTCTGCTGAGGACCATGTCCTTGTGGTCTGCTCCACCAATAAGCCGGAAGAGATCCCAGAGTCCCTTCGGAGGTACTTTACCAAGCGACTGCTTATCCCTTTGCCTGATGGGACGGCTCGACACCAGATAATCAGCCAACTGCTCTCACAGAACAACTACTGTCTTAGTGACAAAGAGATGTCACTACTGGttcagaggacagagggatTTTCAGGACTGGACGTGGCCCAGCTGTGTCAAGAGGCTGTAGTAGGTCCTCTCCATGGCATTCCTGGTGCTGACCTGTCAAGTATCCATCCCAGTCAGATGAGACTGGTCTCCTACCAAGACTTTGACAATGTGTTCTGCAAATTCCAGCCTAGCATATCACAAAAAGAACTTGACATGTACACTGagtggaataaaatgtttggTTGTAGTCAGTGA